The following proteins are encoded in a genomic region of Mahella australiensis 50-1 BON:
- the remB gene encoding extracellular matrix regulator RemB: MIMHIGSDVVVPTKNIIAIINLDIIESAECNIEFLKIAKDEGFIEDAFGDEKPKSLIITDIDGRNAIYMSPISSVTLARRMATDQNIYFDNNYKEVK; this comes from the coding sequence ATGATAATGCATATAGGCAGCGATGTGGTTGTGCCCACTAAAAATATAATAGCTATAATAAACCTCGATATCATAGAATCTGCGGAGTGCAACATCGAGTTTTTGAAAATAGCAAAAGATGAAGGTTTTATAGAGGATGCATTCGGTGATGAAAAACCGAAATCCTTAATAATAACCGATATAGACGGTAGAAATGCGATATATATGTCGCCAATTTCGTCAGTCACATTGGCTAGACGAATGGCTACTGATCAAAACATATATTTTGACAATAATTACAAAGAGGTGAAATAA